The Macaca fascicularis isolate 582-1 chromosome 1, T2T-MFA8v1.1 genome includes a window with the following:
- the ZBTB37 gene encoding zinc finger and BTB domain-containing protein 37 isoform X2, which yields MEKGGNIQLEIPDFSNSVLSHLNQLRMQGRLCDIVVNVQGQAFRAHKVVLAASSPYFRDHMSLNEMSTVSISVIKNPTVFEQLLSFCYTGRICLQLADIISYLTAASFLQMQHIIDKCTQILEGIHFKINVSEVEAELSQTRTKHQERPPESHRVTPNLNRSLSPRHNTPKGNRRGQVSAVLDIRELSPPEESTSPQIIEPSSDVESREPILRINRAGQWYVETGVADRGGRSDDEVRVLGAVHIKTENLEEWLGPENQPSGEDGSSAEEVTAMVIDTTGHGSVGQENYTLGSSGAKVARPTSSEVDRFSPSGSVVPLTERHRARSESPGRMDEPKQPSSQENTLLVSAEFGKYKKIRLWNPFLIIITTLYN from the exons ATGGAGAAAGGTGGGAACATACAATTGGAGATTCCTGACTTCAGCAACTCTGTCTTGAGCCATCTAAACCAGTTGCGCATGCAGGGCCGTCTCTGTGATATTGTGGTCAATGTGCAAGGACAAGCTTTTCGGGCTCACAAAGTGGTGCTGGCTGCCAGCTCCCCCTATTTCCGGGATCACATGTCCTTGAATGAGATGAGTACAGTCTCCATTTCAGTCATCAAGAACCCTACTGTTTTTGAACAGCTCCTTTCTTTCTGTTACACAGGGCGGATATGCCTGCAACTGGCAGATATCATCAGCTACCTAACAGCTGCCAGTTTTCTGCAGATGCAGCATATTATAGACAAATGTACACAGATCCTGGAGGgcattcatttcaaaattaatgtATCTGAGGTTGAAGCAGAATTAAGTCAAACAAGGACAAAGCATCAAGAGAGACCTCCAGagtctcacagggttacaccaaATCTCAACCGCTCCCTTAGCCCACGACATAATACCCCAAAGGGAAACCGGCGAGGTCAGGTTAGTGCTGTGCTGGATATCAGAGAGCTAAGTCCTCCTGAGGAGTCCACCAGCCCTCAGATCATTGAACCAAGTTCTGATGTAGAGAGCCGGGAGCCCATTCTTCGGATCAACCGAGCAGGACAGTGGTATGTGGAGACAGGAGTGGCAGACCGTGGGGGTCGGAGTGATGATGAAGTTAGAGTTCTTGGAGCAGTACACATCAAAACTGAAAATCTGGAGGAGTGGCTTGGGCCTGAGAATCAGCCTTCTGGAGAAGATGGGAGTAGTGCAGAGGAAGTAACAGCCATGGTAATTGATACCACAGGCCATGGTTCTGTAGGACAGGAAAATTACACTTTAGGATCTTCAGGAGCCAAGGTGGCTCGGCCAACAAGCAGTGAAGTTGACAG ATTTAGCCCCTCCGGCAGTGTTGTTCCCttgacagagagacacagagccaGAAGTGAGTCTCCTGGGAGAATGGATGAGCCTAAGCAACCCAGCTCCCAG GAAAATACACTTTTGGTGTCAGCAGAGTTTGGGaagtataaaaaaataagattgtGGAACCCTTTCCTGATTATAATAACCACACTGTACaactga
- the ZBTB37 gene encoding zinc finger and BTB domain-containing protein 37 isoform X3 — MEKGGNIQLEIPDFSNSVLSHLNQLRMQGRLCDIVVNVQGQAFRAHKVVLAASSPYFRDHMSLNEMSTVSISVIKNPTVFEQLLSFCYTGRICLQLADIISYLTAASFLQMQHIIDKCTQILEGIHFKINVSEVEAELSQTRTKHQERPPESHRVTPNLNRSLSPRHNTPKGNRRGQVSAVLDIRELSPPEESTSPQIIEPSSDVESREPILRINRAGQWYVETGVADRGGRSDDEVRVLGAVHIKTENLEEWLGPENQPSGEDGSSAEEVTAMVIDTTGHGSVGQENYTLGSSGAKVARPTSSEVDRFSPSGSVVPLTERHRARSESPGRMDEPKQPSSQV, encoded by the exons ATGGAGAAAGGTGGGAACATACAATTGGAGATTCCTGACTTCAGCAACTCTGTCTTGAGCCATCTAAACCAGTTGCGCATGCAGGGCCGTCTCTGTGATATTGTGGTCAATGTGCAAGGACAAGCTTTTCGGGCTCACAAAGTGGTGCTGGCTGCCAGCTCCCCCTATTTCCGGGATCACATGTCCTTGAATGAGATGAGTACAGTCTCCATTTCAGTCATCAAGAACCCTACTGTTTTTGAACAGCTCCTTTCTTTCTGTTACACAGGGCGGATATGCCTGCAACTGGCAGATATCATCAGCTACCTAACAGCTGCCAGTTTTCTGCAGATGCAGCATATTATAGACAAATGTACACAGATCCTGGAGGgcattcatttcaaaattaatgtATCTGAGGTTGAAGCAGAATTAAGTCAAACAAGGACAAAGCATCAAGAGAGACCTCCAGagtctcacagggttacaccaaATCTCAACCGCTCCCTTAGCCCACGACATAATACCCCAAAGGGAAACCGGCGAGGTCAGGTTAGTGCTGTGCTGGATATCAGAGAGCTAAGTCCTCCTGAGGAGTCCACCAGCCCTCAGATCATTGAACCAAGTTCTGATGTAGAGAGCCGGGAGCCCATTCTTCGGATCAACCGAGCAGGACAGTGGTATGTGGAGACAGGAGTGGCAGACCGTGGGGGTCGGAGTGATGATGAAGTTAGAGTTCTTGGAGCAGTACACATCAAAACTGAAAATCTGGAGGAGTGGCTTGGGCCTGAGAATCAGCCTTCTGGAGAAGATGGGAGTAGTGCAGAGGAAGTAACAGCCATGGTAATTGATACCACAGGCCATGGTTCTGTAGGACAGGAAAATTACACTTTAGGATCTTCAGGAGCCAAGGTGGCTCGGCCAACAAGCAGTGAAGTTGACAG ATTTAGCCCCTCCGGCAGTGTTGTTCCCttgacagagagacacagagccaGAAGTGAGTCTCCTGGGAGAATGGATGAGCCTAAGCAACCCAGCTCCCAG gtctga
- the ZBTB37 gene encoding zinc finger and BTB domain-containing protein 37 isoform X4 has product MEKGGNIQLEIPDFSNSVLSHLNQLRMQGRLCDIVVNVQGQAFRAHKVVLAASSPYFRDHMSLNEMSTVSISVIKNPTVFEQLLSFCYTGRICLQLADIISYLTAASFLQMQHIIDKCTQILEGIHFKINVSEVEAELSQTRTKHQERPPESHRVTPNLNRSLSPRHNTPKGNRRGQVSAVLDIRELSPPEESTSPQIIEPSSDVESREPILRINRAGQWYVETGVADRGGRSDDEVRVLGAVHIKTENLEEWLGPENQPSGEDGSSAEEVTAMVIDTTGHGSVGQENYTLGSSGAKVARPTSSEVDR; this is encoded by the coding sequence ATGGAGAAAGGTGGGAACATACAATTGGAGATTCCTGACTTCAGCAACTCTGTCTTGAGCCATCTAAACCAGTTGCGCATGCAGGGCCGTCTCTGTGATATTGTGGTCAATGTGCAAGGACAAGCTTTTCGGGCTCACAAAGTGGTGCTGGCTGCCAGCTCCCCCTATTTCCGGGATCACATGTCCTTGAATGAGATGAGTACAGTCTCCATTTCAGTCATCAAGAACCCTACTGTTTTTGAACAGCTCCTTTCTTTCTGTTACACAGGGCGGATATGCCTGCAACTGGCAGATATCATCAGCTACCTAACAGCTGCCAGTTTTCTGCAGATGCAGCATATTATAGACAAATGTACACAGATCCTGGAGGgcattcatttcaaaattaatgtATCTGAGGTTGAAGCAGAATTAAGTCAAACAAGGACAAAGCATCAAGAGAGACCTCCAGagtctcacagggttacaccaaATCTCAACCGCTCCCTTAGCCCACGACATAATACCCCAAAGGGAAACCGGCGAGGTCAGGTTAGTGCTGTGCTGGATATCAGAGAGCTAAGTCCTCCTGAGGAGTCCACCAGCCCTCAGATCATTGAACCAAGTTCTGATGTAGAGAGCCGGGAGCCCATTCTTCGGATCAACCGAGCAGGACAGTGGTATGTGGAGACAGGAGTGGCAGACCGTGGGGGTCGGAGTGATGATGAAGTTAGAGTTCTTGGAGCAGTACACATCAAAACTGAAAATCTGGAGGAGTGGCTTGGGCCTGAGAATCAGCCTTCTGGAGAAGATGGGAGTAGTGCAGAGGAAGTAACAGCCATGGTAATTGATACCACAGGCCATGGTTCTGTAGGACAGGAAAATTACACTTTAGGATCTTCAGGAGCCAAGGTGGCTCGGCCAACAAGCAGTGAAGTTGACAG